A stretch of the Rosa rugosa chromosome 5, drRosRugo1.1, whole genome shotgun sequence genome encodes the following:
- the LOC133708845 gene encoding squamosa promoter-binding-like protein 7, with product MRCKSPPLPLSPTHSQRQRLDQPRVSHIPQPPMSAGDTSSVWDWGDLLDFTVDDDLAISWGSADPPEAHHLPPPDDPPENPNPGPPEPAARIRKRDPRLACSNFLAGHVPCACPEVDEKMMELEEEEAGHGKKRVRTVRAPPGTARCQVPTCGADIKELKGYHRRHRVCLACANATTVVLGGDTKRYCQQCGKFHVLSDFDEGKRSCRRKLERHNNRRRRKPSDSKAGKESQREVQTEGGNHDGEAGEDSLQLSSQINEKEDLVESEGGGISTLFSMPNSQNVGSDGVASALTSGDTQTDGRKHDSNHSLSPPQCDNKSVYSSMCPTGRISFKLYDWNPAEFPRRLRHQIFQWLASMPVELEGYIRPGCTILTVFIAMPKFMWMKLLDDPASYLHNFVIVPGRMLSGRGNMLVYLNDMIFRVVKDGTSVIKAKVEVRAPRLHYIHPTCFEAGKPMEFFVCGSNLLQPKLRFLVSFSGKYLADNYDPESSHTQIEGDSTAGNIDHQLYKIHVPRTEATSFGPAFIEVENESGLSNFLPVLIGNKEICAEMETIQKRLEESLFVRGTSDVSSSGSLLTSCEASSLRHRAFSEVILDIAWLLRKPSSENVQQIMTSSQAQRFNNLLNLLIFFKSTTILEKVLENLNTLMYNVEINNPDSGSIDADMRLLQKYMDCARDILCQKLQSSGVSVVEPGSLVQKEDLISQSLSCFQSKQHFPIHTQDTEIIVDGKMDAMLGSTSNERSETLPLLNKKAATKANLIKQANCGISSGELLSSRSRRTFLGFRPTLYVISATAMCLGICAVVFHPHKVGELAVTIRRCLFDKI from the exons ATGCGATGCAAAAGTCCCCCCCTCCCTCTTTCCCCAACCCATTCACAACGGCAGCGTTTAGACCAACCTAGGGTTTCTCACATTCCTCAACCGCCCATGTCCGCCGGCGACACCTCATCTGTCTGGGACTGGGGCGATCTCCTCGACTTCACCGTCGACGACGACTTGGCCATCTCATGGGGCTCCGCCGACCCGCCCGAGGCCCACCACCTGCCCCCGCCGGACGACCCGCCGGAGAATCCGAATCCGGGCCCCCCCGAGCCGGCGGCAAGGATAAGGAAGCGCGACCCGAGGCTGGCGTGCTCCAACTTTCTGGCGGGTCACGTGCCGTGCGCGTGCCCGGAGGTGGACGAGAAAATGATGGaactggaggaggaggaagccgGGCACGGGAAGAAGCGGGTCAGGACGGTTCGGGCCCCGCCCGGGACGGCCCGGTGTCAGGTCCCGACTTGTGGGGCCGACATTAAGGAGCTCAAAGGCTATCACCGCAGGCACAGAGTCTGCCTCGCCTGCGCCAATGCCACCACCGTCGTCCTCGGCGGCGACACCAAGCGTTATTGTCAGCAGTGTGGCAA GTTCCATGTCTTATCTGATTTTGATGAAGGTAAGCGGAGCTGTCGAAGAAAATTAGAGCGGCACAataacagaagaagaagaaaaccgaGTGATTCAAAAGCAGGGAAGGAATCTCAAAGGGAAGTTCAAACTGAAGGTGGCAATCATGATGGTGAAGCAGGAGAAG ACAGTTTACAGTTAAGCAGCCAGATAAATGAGAAGGAAGACTTGGTGGAGTCAGAAGGTGGGGGTATTTCTACCCTCTTTTCAATGCCTAATTCCCAGAATGTCGGCAGTGATGGTGTTGCATCGGCCCTGACTTCTGGTGATACCCAAACGGATGGAAGAAAACATGATTCCAATCACTCTCTTTCTCCGCCACAGTGTGACAACAAAAGTGTCTACTCATCTATG TGTCCGACAGGTCGTATCTCATTCAAGCTCTATGATTGGAATCCAGCAGAATTCCCTAGAAGACTTCGGCACCAA ATATTCCAATGGTTGGCTAGTATGCCGGTTGAGTTGGAGGGGTATATCCGTCCTGGATGTACTATCTTGACTGTTTTTATTGCAATGCCAAAGTTTATGTGGATGAAG TTACTTGATGATCCTGCATCGTATCTACATAACTTTGTTATCGTACCTGGAAGGATGCTATCGGGGAGGGGAAATATGCTTGTTTATCTCAATGACATGATTTTCCGTGTTGTAAAAG ACGGGACTTCTGTAATAAAAGCCAAAGTGGAGGTGCGGGCCCCCAGGCTACATTATATTCATCCTACATGTTTTGAAGCAGGCAAGCCAATGGAGTTTTTTGTCTGTGGAAGTAATTTGTTACAACCCAAACTTAG GTTTCTTGTATCCTTCTCTGGAAAGTATCTGGCCGATAATTATGATCCGGAATCCTCCCATACTCAGATTGAAGGGGACAGCACTGCTGGTAATATAGATCATCAACTTTACAAGATACATGTGCCTCGTACAGAAGCAACTAGTTTTGGTCCTGCATTTATTGAG GTTGAAAATGAATCTGGGTTATCAAACTTTTTACCTGTACTCATTGGGAACAAAGAGATTTGTGCTGAAATGGAGACTATTCAAAAAAGATTAGAAGAATCTCTTTTTGTGCGAGGAACATCAGACGTGTCTTCCAGTGGTTCTCTGTTGACCTCTTGTGAAGCATCTTCACTCAGACACAGAGCATTTTCTGAAGTTATTTTAGATATAGCATGGCTTCTTAGAAAGCCCTCCTCAGAAAATGTCCAACAGATCATGACTTCTTCACAGGCACAAAGATTCAATAATTTATTGAACTTATTGATATTCTTCAAGTCAACAACCATACTGGAGAAAGTGTTAGAAAATCTGAACACTCTGATGTATAATGTAGAGATAAACAACCCCGATAGTGGCAGTATTGATGCTGATATGAGGCTATTACAAAAGTACATGGATTGTGCTCGTGATATTCTTTGTCAAAAACTTCAAAGTTCTGGGGTTTCAGTTGTGGAGCCTGGAAGCTTGGTGCAGAAAGAGGATCTTATTTCTCAAAGTCTAAGCTGCTTTCAGAGCAAACAACATTTTCCCATACACACTCAG GATACAGAGATTATTGTAGATGGTAAGATGGATGCGATGTTGGGTTCAACGTCTAATGAGAGAAGTGAGACTCTTCCACTTTTAAACAAAAAAGCAGCCACAAAAGCCAACCTAATCAAACAGGCTAACTGTGGTATTTCTTCTGGGGAGCTCCTAAGCTCTCGCTCTAGGCGAACATTCTTGGGATTTCGCCCCACTCTCTATGTAATTTCTGCCACAGCTATGTGTTTAGGAATTTGTGCGGTTGTCTTTCATCCTCACAAGGTTGGCGAATTAGCAGTAACAATACGCAGGTGTCTATTTGACAAGATTTAA
- the LOC133710396 gene encoding sugar transporter ERD6-like 16 isoform X1 yields MVRNLDMAIGQCRDVENGGTNSLEDLEQPFIKQEKKIDADYEDGSTGSIGMVLLSTCVAVCGSFEFGSCVGYSAPTQSAIREDLNLSLAQFSMFGSILTIGAMLGAITSGRIADFLGRKGAMSMSATFCITGWLAIYFSEGALSLDIGRFLTGYGIGVFSYVIPIFIAEIAPKNLRGGLTTLNQLMIVTGSSVSFVIGTIISWRTLAIAGILPCIVLLVGLWFVPESPRWLAKIGHEKEFQVALQRLRGKYADISDETAEIKEYIVTLQNLPKSGVLDLFQSKYIRLVIIGVGLMVFQQFGGINGIGFYASQTFEEAGISSKIGTIAYACVQVPITVVGAMLIDRSGRRPLIMVSATGTFLGCFLAGTSFFLKEYGLLLKWVPTIAVSGVLIYIAFFSIGMGAVPWVIMSEIFPIHVKGAAGSLVVLVNWLGAWAVSYTYNFLMSWSSSRTYYMYSGFSLLTILFVAKLVPETKGKTLEEIQACIKSDRREQDILN; encoded by the exons ATGGTGAGAAATTTAGATATGGCAATTGGGCAGTGCAGAGATGTTGAGAACGGGGGAACCAATAGTCTTGAGGATTTGGAACAGCCCTTTATCAAACAAGAGAAGAAGATTGATGCTGATTATGAAGATGGTAGTACTGGTTCAATTGGGATGGTTTTGCTTAGCACATGTGTTGCAGTTTGTGGCTCTTTCGAGTTCGGATCATGT GTGGGCTATTCAGCACCCACTCAATCAGCTATCAGGGAGGATCTCAATCTCTCTCTAGCTCAG TTCTCCATGTTTGGCTCTATACTGACTATTGGTGCAATGCTGGGTGCTATCACAAGTGGTAGGATTGCGGACTTTCTTGGTCGAAAGGGG GCAATGAGCATGTCAGCCACTTTCTGTATTACAGGATGGCTAGCCATCTATTTCTCTGAG GGAGCTTTGTCACTTGACATAGGAAGGTTTTTAACTGGATATGGAATTGGAGTTTTCTCTTATGTG ATCCCAATATTTATAGCAGAAATCGCACCCAAAAATCTCCGTGGAGGGCTTACAACATTAAATCAG CTCATGATTGTTACTGGATCCTCTGTTTCATTTGTAATAGGAACAATTATAAGTTGGAGGACACTAGCTATAGCTG GAATCCTTCCCTGCATTGTCTTGCTTGTTGGTCTATGGTTTGTTCCCGAGTCCCCTAGATGGCTG GCAAAGATTGGCCATGAGAAAGAGTTCCAAGTTGCACTGCAAAGACTTCGCGGAAAATATGCAGATATATCTGATGAAACAGCTGAAATAAAA GAATATATTGTCACTctacaaaaccttccaaaatccGGAGTGTTGGATTTGTTTCAAAGCAAATACATTCGTTTGGTGATT ATTGGAGTTGGATTGATGGTATTTCAACAGTTTGGAGGTATTAATGGAATAGGATTCTATGCAAGTCAAACCTTTGAAGAAGCTG GTATCTCAAGCAAAATTGGAACCATAGCTTATGCATGTGTTCAG GTCCCAATTACTGTAGTGGGAGCAATGCTTATCGATAGGTCAGGAAGGAGACCTCTTATAATG GTTTCAGCAACTGGAACATTCCTAGGCTGTTTTCTAGCAGgaacttctttctttcttaag GAATATGGTTTGCTGCTTAAATGGGTACCAACAATAGCTGTGTCTGGTGTCCTG ATTTACATTGCATTTTTCTCAATCGGAATGGGAGCAGTTCCTTGGGTGATAATGTCTGAG ATCTTTCCAATCCATGTGAAAGGAGCTGCTGGTAGCTTAGTGGTGCTTGTGAACTGGTTGGGTGCTTGGGCAGTCTCTTATACTTACAACTTCCTTATGAGCTGGAGTTCCTCAA GAACTTATTACATGTATTCTGGATTCTCTTTGTTGACTATCCTATTTGTGGCAAAGTTGGTGCCAGAGACCAAAGGAAAAACACTAGAAGAAATTCAGGCATGCATCAAGTCAGATAGAAGAGAACAAGATATCTTGAACTGA
- the LOC133710396 gene encoding sugar transporter ERD6-like 16 isoform X2, which translates to MFGSILTIGAMLGAITSGRIADFLGRKGAMSMSATFCITGWLAIYFSEGALSLDIGRFLTGYGIGVFSYVIPIFIAEIAPKNLRGGLTTLNQLMIVTGSSVSFVIGTIISWRTLAIAGILPCIVLLVGLWFVPESPRWLAKIGHEKEFQVALQRLRGKYADISDETAEIKEYIVTLQNLPKSGVLDLFQSKYIRLVIIGVGLMVFQQFGGINGIGFYASQTFEEAGISSKIGTIAYACVQVPITVVGAMLIDRSGRRPLIMVSATGTFLGCFLAGTSFFLKEYGLLLKWVPTIAVSGVLIYIAFFSIGMGAVPWVIMSEIFPIHVKGAAGSLVVLVNWLGAWAVSYTYNFLMSWSSSRTYYMYSGFSLLTILFVAKLVPETKGKTLEEIQACIKSDRREQDILN; encoded by the exons ATGTTTGGCTCTATACTGACTATTGGTGCAATGCTGGGTGCTATCACAAGTGGTAGGATTGCGGACTTTCTTGGTCGAAAGGGG GCAATGAGCATGTCAGCCACTTTCTGTATTACAGGATGGCTAGCCATCTATTTCTCTGAG GGAGCTTTGTCACTTGACATAGGAAGGTTTTTAACTGGATATGGAATTGGAGTTTTCTCTTATGTG ATCCCAATATTTATAGCAGAAATCGCACCCAAAAATCTCCGTGGAGGGCTTACAACATTAAATCAG CTCATGATTGTTACTGGATCCTCTGTTTCATTTGTAATAGGAACAATTATAAGTTGGAGGACACTAGCTATAGCTG GAATCCTTCCCTGCATTGTCTTGCTTGTTGGTCTATGGTTTGTTCCCGAGTCCCCTAGATGGCTG GCAAAGATTGGCCATGAGAAAGAGTTCCAAGTTGCACTGCAAAGACTTCGCGGAAAATATGCAGATATATCTGATGAAACAGCTGAAATAAAA GAATATATTGTCACTctacaaaaccttccaaaatccGGAGTGTTGGATTTGTTTCAAAGCAAATACATTCGTTTGGTGATT ATTGGAGTTGGATTGATGGTATTTCAACAGTTTGGAGGTATTAATGGAATAGGATTCTATGCAAGTCAAACCTTTGAAGAAGCTG GTATCTCAAGCAAAATTGGAACCATAGCTTATGCATGTGTTCAG GTCCCAATTACTGTAGTGGGAGCAATGCTTATCGATAGGTCAGGAAGGAGACCTCTTATAATG GTTTCAGCAACTGGAACATTCCTAGGCTGTTTTCTAGCAGgaacttctttctttcttaag GAATATGGTTTGCTGCTTAAATGGGTACCAACAATAGCTGTGTCTGGTGTCCTG ATTTACATTGCATTTTTCTCAATCGGAATGGGAGCAGTTCCTTGGGTGATAATGTCTGAG ATCTTTCCAATCCATGTGAAAGGAGCTGCTGGTAGCTTAGTGGTGCTTGTGAACTGGTTGGGTGCTTGGGCAGTCTCTTATACTTACAACTTCCTTATGAGCTGGAGTTCCTCAA GAACTTATTACATGTATTCTGGATTCTCTTTGTTGACTATCCTATTTGTGGCAAAGTTGGTGCCAGAGACCAAAGGAAAAACACTAGAAGAAATTCAGGCATGCATCAAGTCAGATAGAAGAGAACAAGATATCTTGAACTGA